The sequence ATATCAACGAACTCACCGGAAAAAAGACCCTCACCAAGAAACGCAAGAACATGACGGCGTTGGAGCTGATCCACCGCATCCGGAACCCGGAGCAAAACCAGGAATGGATGGGGAAGAAAGACCTCGTCGTTGAACGAACCCGCGACCTGGTGGATTTCCACCAGCGCATGTGCCTTTCGGTTTCGCCCCTGATGTTCGTGCTCATCGCCATTCCGCTGGGGATCAAGTCGCACCGCAAGGAATCCTCGATCGGCATGTTGATGAGCCTCGTCATCATGTTCGTCTACTACATCTTCATCATCCTGTCCGACACCTTCGACAAAGACCCGCACCTCTACCCGTGGCTGATGCCCTGGTTGCCGATCGTCTTCGGGCAGATCGCCGGCCTGGTGCTCATGCACCGCGCCAACTAATCCCCAACCGCCCACCGCATTCGAACGTTCATCGTCGTGATCATCGCCCTCGCTGGGGCGGTAGGACGATCAATGGAAAGGTGGAGTCGGAAACCGGAGGGACACGGAGACGACGCATTCCATACGCCAGACCCCTCTGTATGTCTCCGTGCCCTCCGGGGGTAAAGGTTTAGCTTTTCCAGAGTTCCTCGCCATATTCCCAGCCCTTGCGGACGGGTTCCTTGAGGTATTGGTTCAGTTCCGGACGGTTGGTGATCCGCATGTTCCTGGAATCCCACTCAATCTTGCCGCCATGGTTCACGGCAAGGATGCCCAGCAGCATGACCTCCGTGAACGGCGCGGCATAGTCGAAGTTGGATCCGCATTCCGGAATCTCGCCCTTAACGGCGCTGATCAGCTCGCGGATGGGGCCGCTCTGCTTCAGGCGCGGATAGACTTCCTCGGGGTAGCCCGCTTCCTTGTAGGCCTTTTGCGCTTCCTTGTTGGCGAGGCGCGGATTGTTGGAACGGGCATCGGTGTAGCCATTGTTCTTGGTGCCGAAGTAGTAGGTTCCGTTTCCGGGCGTGTTTTCCCAGGTCCAGTCGTCCGGGGCCTTGGGAGCAAAGTGTGCGTTGCCGTTATACCAGTAGAGCTTGCAGGGCTCCTTGGTGCCGCGCTTCTCGAAATCGAAACGGACGCGGACGCCGTCGGGCACGATCCACTCGTTTCCGCCGGACACCTTCTCGGCCTCGACCGCAACGGGTTCGTAGAGATCGAGCAGCCAGACCGGGGCGTCGGCGATGTGGCAGAACCAGTCGCCGAAGGTGCCCGTGCCATAGGGATGGAACGCGCGCCATTTTTTCGGATGGTAGAGATGGTTGAAAGGGGCCGGTCCGGTCGGACCCTGCCACAGGTCCCAGTTGAGGGTGGCCGGAACGGGATCGTTCGGCGGCGGGAACGCGCCGGGGCGTTCGAAATATTCGCCGCCCCATTCGGGGCCGCCGATCCAGGAATGCGCTTCGGTGATTTGGCCGAAGATGCCATCCTCGTACCATTCGCGAAGCTGTCGGATGCCGTTGTAGGTGTGGCCCTGGTTGCCCATGTTGGTGAGCACCTTGTATTGGGCC is a genomic window of Pontiella desulfatans containing:
- a CDS encoding Gfo/Idh/MocA family oxidoreductase yields the protein MMKNMNRRSFQAIGSAAAGASALGLTGCQTTANRKSEIYQFNIGKPGPSANEKVNIALIGSGNIAAYVYHEAQNENIVARCDVDEAMFAHHLGKHPDNATAPTFTDFRVMLDQMGKEIDMVCVSTPDHTHFAATMASMERGLATFTQKPLVHNIWQARTLKKAKAQYKVLTNMGNQGHTYNGIRQLREWYEDGIFGQITEAHSWIGGPEWGGEYFERPGAFPPPNDPVPATLNWDLWQGPTGPAPFNHLYHPKKWRAFHPYGTGTFGDWFCHIADAPVWLLDLYEPVAVEAEKVSGGNEWIVPDGVRVRFDFEKRGTKEPCKLYWYNGNAHFAPKAPDDWTWENTPGNGTYYFGTKNNGYTDARSNNPRLANKEAQKAYKEAGYPEEVYPRLKQSGPIRELISAVKGEIPECGSNFDYAAPFTEVMLLGILAVNHGGKIEWDSRNMRITNRPELNQYLKEPVRKGWEYGEELWKS